The DNA window CATCCAGTCCGGGGAGTTGTTGGATGTCGGCTATCGAAACTGCATGGACTGGGAGTATTACCTTCGCCTGATCCGTTCGGGGTATGAGTTTTCCTATCTTCCGGAACTGCTTGCGGACTTCCGCTGGCACGAGGAAAGCACAACCCAGCGCCATTGGGCTCGGATGGTTTCGGAGGGTCTCCGGGCCCAGCGGGATCACATCGCGAACCGGGGACTGCCGCGATGGTTTGGCTCGAAGTTCGCGCTTCGCGCCGGCAGACGGATCTTCCAGGCTCGCAGGATTCTCAAGCGTCTGTTGGTGCATCACCGAATTCGATGAAGTCGCGCCCTGTTGTCATTTTCGCGCAGGTGCCGCCACCCGAGCACGGGCAGAGCCGCATGGTGGCGGCGATGATCGAGGCGCTGGAGGCGGACCCGGACGCGCCCTGCTTCACGCACATCGATGCCCGCTTTTCGAAGTCGCTCACCGAAATCGGAGAAGGATCGGTCGTCAAGGTGATGCTGTGCTTCCGCTACCTCTGGGAGGCGCTCCGGGTGAGGTTCCGACTTGAAGATCCGGTGCTTTATTACGTTCCGGGACCCGTTAAGTGGAGCGCGGTCGGGCGGGACTGGCTGCTTCTTGTGGTCCTGCGGTTCGCATTCAGCAGGATTGTTTTTCACTGGCATGCGATCGGCCAAGGAGAGTGGGCTCACGGGTCGGATCGACAGCGTCTGCCGGGTCCGCGTTGGCTTGAGTCTTTGGGGAGACGCATCAGCCGGTTGCTGCTCGCGAAGCCCGATCTCTCAATCGTGGTCTCCGAGAATTCGCGAATGGATGCCGATGTGATCGGGTCACGCGAGGTCAAGGTTGTATGGAACGGGATTCAGGATCCTGCCGACGGTCCGGAGGACCGGAAGCGCGAACGCCACACGGGTCCGATCCGTCTCCTGTTTCTTTCCCATGGCACTGCTGCGAAGGGTTTGCCCGACCTCCTTGAGGCCCTGGTCCTGCTCGGGCAGGACACCTCCCTGCCACGGGAAACCGGCATGGAACTGACACTCGCCGGTGGAGTCGCACCCGAGATTCGCGATGAGGTGGACGTGTGGATTCGGCAAGTCGAGGAGTCCTGGAGTGGCCGCTTGCAAGTGGCGGAAACGGGCTTCATCGATGGAGAGGCGAAGCGGGCTGCCTTTCTTGACGCTGACCTGTTCCTTGCGCCCAGCCGCTGGGAAAGTTTCGGTCTGACTGTCGCCGAGTCGATGGCATTCGGCGTGCCCGTTGTGGCAACTGCGTCTGACGGGGTCAGCGGGGTTTTGCCGGAAGGATATCCGTATCTGTCCGAGATCGCCGACCCGGAGGGGTTGGCGGAGCGTCTTTCCGCTGCAGCCCGAGCGGTGCTGGACGGAAGCATTCGTCCGCTATCCGAGGAACTCCGGGCAAGGTTTGAAGAGTGTTTCCGTTTCGAGCGCTTCGGTAGCTCCATCGTGGCCAGCCTCTCGTTTGTGGCGGAGGATCGGCAGCAGGGTAAGCGGGGTCACGACGAGATTGCGATCTACGCCTATCTTGCCGATCAGAATCCCAAGCTCGGACGAAGTCTCGGAATCTCCCGCATGACCGAGGTGGTGCTGGGCACCATCGCGAAACAACCCGACGTCGCGTTGACGGGGGTCGTATCCCGGTCGTCAGTCAGGGCGCCGGATGCGTCGGCCGGCATGGTCACTCTGCCGTGGAGCACCCGACCGAAGCCGCTTCGCATCCTGACCGATCATCTGCACCCCGTTGTGATGCTGCCGCGGCGGAGGGCGGACGTCTGGTACTTCCCCAAGGGCTTCATGCCCCGTTTCCATCTGGCCTGCCAGCCGGCGGTGGCAACAATCCACGACACGATCATCCAGTACTACCAGGACCACTACC is part of the Haloferula helveola genome and encodes:
- a CDS encoding glycosyltransferase, which codes for MKSRPVVIFAQVPPPEHGQSRMVAAMIEALEADPDAPCFTHIDARFSKSLTEIGEGSVVKVMLCFRYLWEALRVRFRLEDPVLYYVPGPVKWSAVGRDWLLLVVLRFAFSRIVFHWHAIGQGEWAHGSDRQRLPGPRWLESLGRRISRLLLAKPDLSIVVSENSRMDADVIGSREVKVVWNGIQDPADGPEDRKRERHTGPIRLLFLSHGTAAKGLPDLLEALVLLGQDTSLPRETGMELTLAGGVAPEIRDEVDVWIRQVEESWSGRLQVAETGFIDGEAKRAAFLDADLFLAPSRWESFGLTVAESMAFGVPVVATASDGVSGVLPEGYPYLSEIADPEGLAERLSAAARAVLDGSIRPLSEELRARFEECFRFERFGSSIVASLSFVAEDRQQGKRGHDEIAIYAYLADQNPKLGRSLGISRMTEVVLGTIAKQPDVALTGVVSRSSVRAPDASAGMVTLPWSTRPKPLRILTDHLHPVVMLPRRRADVWYFPKGFMPRFHLACQPAVATIHDTIIQYYQDHYPKWRLELEYSYWAGMLRNTLRNASAVMTVSENAKRQIEEFVRRHKLPEKKIYVTYEPCLYESIPQPEDPAKADYVLHLGSKEPHKRTAWLVRQWLKGERERVGSDPSLPKLHVVGALPDEVTESVRSSASIVYLPFLEDQALVSQFTAAKALVFPSEVEGFGLPAIEAYYLGTPVCYHRGTSVEEVLGVATDKGGFSLDDASSLWPVLEEVMALPPDEVRRTGLALRDAYSSKRVVERMMEVFGEVAGGGGGAHSDRPASGR